Proteins from one Gibbsiella quercinecans genomic window:
- a CDS encoding flavin reductase family protein, with amino-acid sequence MSSESHYYYEPAQGHGLPHDPLNAIIGPRPIGWISSVSAASQRNLAPYSFFNCFNYHPPIIGFASCGWKDSVANIHETGEFIWNLATRPLAEAMNNSSASLPRDRDEFAFAGLTPLPGRKVRVDRVAESPVNFECRLTQCIQLQTAAGENVDTWLVLGEVVAVHIAGNLLDEQGIYQTAAAQPILRAGGPTAYYGISEQQRFDLVRPDARG; translated from the coding sequence ATGAGCAGTGAATCCCATTACTATTATGAACCCGCGCAGGGCCACGGCCTGCCGCATGATCCGCTGAACGCCATCATCGGCCCACGCCCGATCGGCTGGATATCGTCCGTCAGCGCCGCCAGCCAGCGCAATCTGGCCCCTTACAGTTTCTTCAACTGTTTCAACTATCATCCGCCTATCATCGGTTTTGCCAGCTGCGGCTGGAAAGACAGCGTGGCCAATATTCATGAAACCGGCGAGTTTATCTGGAACCTGGCAACCCGCCCGTTGGCCGAAGCGATGAACAACAGTTCCGCCAGCCTGCCGCGCGATCGCGACGAGTTCGCCTTTGCCGGCCTGACCCCATTGCCAGGGCGCAAAGTGCGGGTAGACCGCGTGGCGGAAAGCCCGGTCAACTTCGAATGCCGGCTGACGCAGTGCATTCAGTTGCAAACGGCGGCGGGCGAGAACGTGGACACCTGGCTGGTGTTGGGGGAAGTGGTTGCCGTGCATATCGCCGGCAACCTGCTGGATGAACAGGGTATTTACCAGACGGCGGCGGCGCAGCCGATTCTGCGCGCCGGCGGCCCGACGGCCTATTATGGCATTTCCGAGCAACAACGTTTCGATCTGGTGCGCCCGGACGCACGCGGATAA
- the rlmF gene encoding 23S rRNA (adenine(1618)-N(6))-methyltransferase RlmF: protein MQKKKTFPQQKSGLHPRNRHRSRYDFPALIASCPALAPFVAPNAWGDESVDFADPAAVKMLNRALLQHFYGIAHWDIPAGYLCPPIPGRADYLHHLADLLASANGGAIPRGKNVAILDIGVGANCIYPIIGQHDYGWRFTGSENDPVSLNAAKMIVTMNPTLRNSVRLRQQKQPAAIFQGIIGVAERFDATLCNPPFHGSAQEATASTRRKLHKLGKGEVGETPVQNFGGKNNELWCEGGEAAFVCQMVAESVAKADNCLWFTSLISKSTTLPLIYQALQQAGAVEVRTVEMAQGQKISRFVAWTFQSPQQQAEWAAARWAAA from the coding sequence GTGCAAAAGAAAAAGACCTTCCCACAACAAAAAAGCGGCCTGCATCCGCGCAACCGCCATCGTTCCCGCTATGATTTTCCCGCCCTGATCGCCAGTTGCCCGGCGTTGGCGCCGTTTGTCGCGCCCAATGCCTGGGGGGATGAATCTGTGGATTTTGCCGATCCGGCGGCGGTGAAAATGCTTAACCGGGCGCTGTTGCAGCACTTTTACGGCATTGCGCATTGGGATATCCCGGCAGGCTACCTGTGCCCGCCGATCCCCGGCCGCGCTGATTATCTGCACCATTTGGCGGATCTGTTGGCAAGCGCTAACGGCGGCGCGATCCCTCGCGGCAAGAACGTGGCGATCCTGGACATTGGCGTGGGGGCCAACTGTATTTACCCGATCATCGGCCAGCACGATTATGGCTGGCGTTTTACCGGCTCGGAGAACGATCCAGTATCATTAAACGCGGCCAAAATGATCGTCACCATGAACCCGACCCTGCGTAACAGCGTGCGCCTGCGCCAACAGAAACAGCCGGCGGCGATCTTCCAGGGCATTATCGGCGTGGCGGAGCGCTTTGATGCCACGCTGTGTAACCCGCCGTTCCATGGCTCGGCGCAGGAGGCCACGGCCAGCACCCGCCGCAAACTGCATAAGTTGGGCAAAGGCGAAGTGGGCGAAACGCCGGTGCAGAATTTCGGCGGCAAAAATAATGAGCTGTGGTGTGAAGGCGGTGAAGCGGCTTTCGTTTGCCAGATGGTGGCGGAAAGCGTTGCCAAAGCGGACAACTGTTTGTGGTTTACTTCGCTGATTTCAAAAAGCACCACGTTGCCGCTGATTTATCAGGCGTTGCAGCAGGCCGGGGCAGTTGAGGTGCGGACCGTTGAAATGGCGCAGGGGCAGAAGATCAGCCGTTTTGTGGCCTGGACCTTCCAGTCGCCTCAGCAGCAGGCCGAGTGGGCCGCTGCGCGTTGGGCGGCGGCATAA